The Bacteroidia bacterium genome includes a region encoding these proteins:
- a CDS encoding c-type cytochrome: protein MDIRDNEKKKLIEDHDYDGIKELDNNPPPWIMWVFYLTVLWSAGYFGYYVFFGGPNQDMEYSKEIAIADSAKTDSLTKGLDENNIILLKDEKDFLAGSELYKSKTCFTCHGNNGEGNNVGPNLTDKAWLHGNNPNDVFKTIKYGYITKGMLPYKDQLSDKQILELTSYILVKLKGSNPANAKGPQGTVYP, encoded by the coding sequence ATGGATATAAGAGATAATGAAAAGAAAAAATTGATCGAGGATCATGATTATGATGGGATAAAAGAACTTGACAATAATCCTCCACCATGGATTATGTGGGTTTTTTATTTAACTGTGTTATGGTCGGCAGGTTATTTTGGTTATTACGTATTTTTCGGTGGTCCAAATCAGGATATGGAATATTCAAAAGAGATTGCAATAGCTGATTCTGCCAAAACAGATTCTTTAACTAAGGGGTTAGATGAAAATAACATTATACTATTAAAAGATGAAAAGGACTTTTTAGCAGGTTCTGAATTATATAAATCTAAAACCTGTTTTACCTGCCATGGAAATAATGGCGAAGGAAATAATGTGGGCCCTAACCTGACAGATAAGGCATGGCTTCATGGTAATAACCCAAATGATGTTTTTAAGACAATAAAATATGGATATATAACAAAGGGGATGTTGCCTTATAAGGATCAATTATCTGATAAGCAAATATTAGAGCTAACAAGTTATATACTTGTTAAACTTAAAGGTTCTAATCCTGCAAATGCAAAAGGACCACAGGGAACAGTTTATCCATAA
- a CDS encoding FixH family protein, whose amino-acid sequence MAKSKFNWGWGIFIVIMLFFGTIILRLILSIGIGDDVITKDYYHKELNYETEIQKKKNTNLLNSKIQLLQSNNLIEIKFPDEFKHNTIKGTILFYCASKNDKDLLYKIEPDSNNVQKFSKSNFTEKRYKIKIDWYSDSVSYYQEFNFNM is encoded by the coding sequence ATGGCAAAATCAAAGTTTAATTGGGGGTGGGGAATTTTTATTGTAATAATGTTATTTTTTGGTACAATAATTTTAAGACTTATTTTAAGTATTGGAATAGGTGATGATGTTATTACAAAAGATTATTACCATAAAGAACTTAATTATGAAACAGAAATTCAGAAGAAGAAAAATACAAATCTTTTAAACAGTAAGATTCAACTGTTGCAATCAAATAATCTAATCGAAATAAAATTCCCAGATGAGTTTAAACATAATACAATTAAGGGAACCATATTGTTTTACTGTGCTTCAAAAAATGATAAAGATTTATTATACAAAATTGAACCTGATTCAAACAATGTTCAGAAATTTAGTAAATCAAACTTTACAGAAAAGCGATACAAGATTAAAATTGATTGGTATTCAGATAGTGTAAGTTATTATCAGGAATTTAATTTTAATATGTAA
- a CDS encoding sulfite exporter TauE/SafE family protein, producing the protein MVLIISAITLGFLGSFHCAGMCGPIAIALPLKNNNWLSRIISTLLYNLGRTVTYALLGLLFGLIGKGFQMAGFQQIVSIITGVTMILSVVFPLIFRNKIKNKSFTFINLIKNSLSNKFSVSSYLSLFSIGILNGLLPCGLVYTAVALAVTTNDSISGMLAMIAFGLATSPMLIAISIVGSSLGIATRRFFTKVIPFVIIILGILFILRGLNLGIKYISPVDEVLTPYTEVCSEKHSCCH; encoded by the coding sequence ATGGTTTTAATTATTTCAGCTATAACACTAGGTTTTCTTGGAAGCTTTCATTGTGCTGGAATGTGCGGTCCGATTGCAATTGCTCTGCCCTTAAAAAACAATAACTGGCTATCAAGAATAATAAGTACTTTGTTATACAATCTTGGAAGAACTGTTACATATGCATTATTGGGATTATTATTCGGATTAATTGGTAAAGGATTTCAGATGGCAGGCTTTCAACAGATAGTCTCAATTATTACCGGTGTAACTATGATTTTATCTGTGGTTTTTCCTTTAATATTTAGAAATAAAATAAAAAATAAAAGTTTTACTTTTATCAATTTAATTAAGAATAGTTTAAGTAATAAATTCTCGGTAAGCTCTTATTTGTCGCTGTTTTCAATTGGTATTTTAAACGGACTTCTGCCTTGTGGTTTAGTATATACTGCAGTTGCATTAGCTGTTACAACAAATGATAGTATAAGTGGAATGCTTGCAATGATTGCATTTGGATTAGCAACAAGTCCAATGTTAATTGCTATTTCAATAGTCGGAAGCTCATTAGGAATTGCCACAAGAAGATTTTTTACTAAAGTAATTCCATTTGTTATAATAATTTTAGGAATTCTTTTTATTCTCAGAGGTCTTAACTTAGGAATAAAGTATATCAGTCCTGTTGATGAAGTATTAACACCATACACTGAAGTATGCTCCGAAAAACATTCTTGCTGTCACTAA
- the ccoS gene encoding cbb3-type cytochrome oxidase assembly protein CcoS — protein MEVIFILIVICLIVAAGFLGAFVWAVKSGQFDDDYTPSVRILFDDKKDDLTEKNKEENNK, from the coding sequence ATGGAGGTTATTTTTATCCTGATTGTAATTTGTTTAATAGTAGCAGCTGGATTTCTTGGCGCATTTGTATGGGCTGTTAAATCGGGGCAGTTTGATGATGATTATACACCTTCGGTAAGAATATTATTTGATGATAAAAAAGATGATTTAACAGAAAAGAATAAAGAAGAAAATAATAAATAG
- the ccoG gene encoding cytochrome c oxidase accessory protein CcoG → MSKEQTERTFRDRLSIVSEEGKRVWIYAKKPKGKLYNLRLIVGYFLILLFFIGPYFKVNGRPIFLLDIIERKFILFTKVFWPQDFFMFFLVMISLIIFIILFTVIYGRIFCGWACPQSVFMELVFRNIEWLVEGSTAKQKELNQQILTFEKILKKTIKHILFWIVSFCFGVTLLTYLNGYESVFSILGGEHSGKFIGIIIFSTVIYFVFSQIRELVCTIICPYGRLQGVLLDKNSIAVSYDYKRGEPRGKVSDKETGDCIDCANCLHVCPSGIDIRNGSQLECTNCTACIDACNSVMLKVGKPKGLIRYASLNNIEKGENVKFNARIIGYTSVLVLLLVFLSYLLSVRTDVQTSILRTSGTLFQELENGKISNLYNFKIINKTHNSQVISIKLVSPNGEVQFPGSQNVVVKDQSNAEGVFFIVLDKKVIHEKQVTLNLAIYSNNELVENKSVLFISSN, encoded by the coding sequence ATGAGCAAAGAACAAACAGAACGTACGTTTCGTGACAGATTAAGCATTGTTAGTGAAGAAGGTAAGCGTGTGTGGATTTATGCGAAAAAGCCAAAGGGTAAATTATATAATTTAAGGCTCATTGTAGGGTATTTTCTAATTCTGTTATTTTTTATTGGTCCATATTTTAAAGTAAACGGACGACCTATATTTTTACTTGATATAATAGAAAGAAAATTTATACTTTTTACAAAAGTATTTTGGCCTCAGGATTTCTTTATGTTCTTTTTGGTAATGATATCATTAATAATATTTATTATTTTGTTTACTGTTATTTATGGTAGAATATTTTGTGGGTGGGCTTGTCCGCAATCTGTTTTTATGGAATTGGTGTTCAGAAATATTGAGTGGCTGGTAGAAGGCAGTACTGCCAAGCAAAAAGAGTTAAATCAACAAATTCTAACATTTGAAAAAATATTAAAAAAAACAATTAAACATATTTTATTCTGGATTGTTTCATTTTGTTTTGGAGTAACACTTCTGACTTATTTAAATGGTTATGAAAGTGTTTTTTCTATTCTCGGAGGTGAACATAGTGGGAAATTTATAGGTATAATTATTTTTTCTACTGTTATTTATTTCGTTTTTTCTCAGATAAGAGAATTGGTTTGTACAATAATTTGTCCATACGGTAGATTGCAGGGTGTGCTTTTGGATAAAAATTCTATAGCAGTTTCTTATGATTATAAACGTGGTGAGCCGAGAGGAAAAGTTTCTGATAAAGAAACAGGTGATTGCATCGATTGTGCAAATTGTTTGCATGTTTGTCCATCAGGAATAGATATTCGTAATGGAAGTCAACTTGAATGTACGAATTGCACTGCTTGTATTGATGCATGTAATTCGGTTATGTTAAAAGTCGGAAAACCGAAGGGATTGATAAGGTATGCTTCATTAAATAATATTGAAAAAGGAGAAAATGTGAAGTTTAATGCAAGAATAATTGGCTATACTTCTGTACTTGTTTTATTATTAGTCTTTTTATCTTATTTGTTATCTGTACGAACTGATGTTCAAACATCTATTTTAAGAACTTCGGGAACGTTATTTCAGGAATTAGAAAATGGAAAAATAAGTAATCTTTATAATTTTAAAATTATTAATAAAACGCATAACAGTCAGGTTATTTCAATAAAACTGGTATCGCCAAATGGAGAAGTTCAATTTCCAGGAAGCCAGAATGTTGTTGTTAAAGATCAAAGTAATGCTGAAGGTGTGTTTTTTATTGTGCTTGATAAGAAAGTTATTCATGAAAAGCAGGTGACTCTAAATTTGGCAATATATTCTAATAATGAGTTAGTAGAAAATAAATCTGTGCTTTTTATTTCCTCAAATTAA
- the ccoN gene encoding cytochrome-c oxidase, cbb3-type subunit I encodes MEQQTFYYDNKIVKLFAYATILWAAVALLVGILAALQMAFPILNFGIEFTSFGRIRPIHTNAIIFAFVGNGIFTGVYYSTQRLLKARMFSDFLSKVHFWGWQLIIVCAALTLAAGFTTGKEYAELEWPVDIMIALVWVVFGANVIGTIIKRRVKHLYVSIWFYVASILAVAMLHIVNSIEMPASFLKSYPFYAGVQDALVQWWYGHNAVAFFLTTPYLGLMYYFLPKMANRPVYSYRLSIIHFWSLIFIYIWSGPHHLLYQAMPDWIQSLGVVFSIMLIAPSWGGMINGLLTLRGAWDKVRESPILKFMVVAITAYGMSTFEGPLLSIKSINAISHFTDWTVAHAHVGALAWNGFLTFAMLYWLIPKLFNTELFSKKLANFHFWIGTLGTLLWAVPMYWASFIQILMWKEFNAEGTLVYSNFLETVTQIFPFYITRVIGGALYMVGFLVMVYNIIKTVKAGKFVAQEEASAPALEKSVKRSVLSETAHRWLERKPVRFAIYIFIAVAIGGAIEVIPLIVVKSNIPTIASVKPYTPLELQGRDIYIKEGCYNCHSQMVRPFRSETERYGEYSKVGEFVYDHPFQFGSKRTGPDLARTGVLGGKMYKPAMWHYNHMMNPQSTSQGTNMPAYPWLAEKEIDLASTVSKINAMRTVGVPYAEGYEMKANDDLLKQAQLISDELKAANINVSPTKEMIAIIAYLHKLGADISSQNVVDTIQKPKVK; translated from the coding sequence ATGGAACAACAAACTTTTTATTACGACAACAAAATTGTAAAATTGTTTGCATATGCAACAATACTTTGGGCAGCAGTTGCGCTTTTGGTCGGAATTTTAGCTGCTTTGCAAATGGCTTTTCCAATTTTAAACTTTGGAATTGAATTCACTTCTTTTGGAAGAATAAGACCAATTCACACTAATGCAATAATTTTTGCCTTTGTAGGAAATGGAATTTTTACCGGTGTTTATTATTCTACACAGCGTTTATTGAAAGCCAGAATGTTCAGCGATTTTTTAAGTAAAGTTCATTTCTGGGGCTGGCAATTAATAATTGTTTGTGCAGCTTTAACACTTGCTGCTGGTTTTACCACAGGTAAAGAATATGCTGAATTAGAGTGGCCTGTTGATATAATGATTGCTCTTGTTTGGGTTGTATTTGGCGCAAATGTTATTGGAACAATTATAAAAAGAAGAGTAAAGCATTTATATGTTTCAATCTGGTTTTATGTAGCTTCAATTCTAGCAGTGGCAATGCTTCATATTGTAAATTCAATTGAAATGCCTGCAAGCTTTCTTAAAAGTTATCCTTTTTATGCTGGTGTTCAGGATGCTTTAGTTCAGTGGTGGTATGGCCATAATGCTGTTGCATTTTTCTTAACAACACCTTATTTAGGATTGATGTATTATTTTCTACCTAAAATGGCAAATCGTCCGGTTTACTCTTATCGATTATCAATTATACATTTCTGGTCATTAATATTTATTTATATCTGGTCTGGTCCGCATCATTTATTATACCAGGCAATGCCAGATTGGATTCAATCATTAGGTGTTGTGTTTTCTATAATGTTAATTGCACCGTCATGGGGTGGAATGATAAATGGTTTACTTACATTGCGTGGGGCATGGGATAAGGTTAGGGAAAGTCCTATATTGAAATTTATGGTAGTGGCAATTACTGCTTATGGAATGAGTACTTTTGAAGGTCCATTATTATCAATAAAATCAATTAATGCAATTAGCCATTTTACTGACTGGACTGTTGCGCATGCGCATGTTGGAGCGTTAGCATGGAATGGATTCTTGACTTTTGCAATGTTATACTGGTTAATACCAAAACTTTTTAATACTGAATTATTCTCTAAGAAACTTGCAAATTTTCATTTCTGGATAGGAACTTTAGGTACATTGTTATGGGCTGTTCCAATGTACTGGGCTTCTTTTATTCAGATATTAATGTGGAAAGAATTTAATGCAGAGGGGACATTAGTTTATTCAAACTTCTTAGAAACTGTAACACAAATATTTCCATTTTATATAACAAGGGTAATTGGTGGTGCATTATACATGGTAGGATTTTTAGTTATGGTTTATAACATAATAAAAACTGTAAAAGCAGGAAAGTTTGTAGCTCAGGAAGAAGCAAGTGCCCCAGCATTAGAGAAATCGGTGAAACGTTCTGTTTTAAGTGAAACTGCTCATCGCTGGTTAGAGCGTAAGCCAGTTCGTTTTGCTATTTATATTTTTATTGCAGTTGCAATTGGTGGTGCAATTGAAGTTATTCCTCTCATTGTTGTAAAATCAAATATTCCAACCATTGCATCTGTAAAGCCATATACTCCTTTAGAGTTACAAGGAAGAGATATTTATATTAAGGAAGGTTGTTATAACTGCCATTCTCAAATGGTTCGTCCATTCAGATCTGAAACCGAAAGGTATGGAGAATATTCTAAAGTAGGTGAATTTGTATATGATCATCCGTTTCAGTTTGGCTCAAAACGTACTGGTCCTGATTTAGCCAGAACTGGTGTACTTGGTGGCAAAATGTATAAGCCAGCTATGTGGCACTATAATCATATGATGAATCCTCAAAGTACAAGTCAGGGTACCAATATGCCTGCATATCCATGGTTAGCAGAAAAAGAGATTGATTTAGCAAGTACTGTTTCAAAAATTAATGCAATGAGAACTGTTGGTGTTCCATATGCAGAGGGTTATGAAATGAAAGCAAATGATGATTTATTAAAACAGGCTCAATTAATTTCTGATGAATTAAAAGCAGCAAATATAAATGTTTCACCAACAAAAGAGATGATAGCAATAATTGCTTATCTTCATAAACTTGGTGCTGATATATCAAGTCAGAATGTTGTTGATACTATTCAAAAACCCAAGGTGAAATGA